The following proteins are encoded in a genomic region of Nicotiana sylvestris chromosome 4, ASM39365v2, whole genome shotgun sequence:
- the LOC104221236 gene encoding protein FAR1-RELATED SEQUENCE 5-like, translating into MIHMLPSHRNLNDVQTHEIDLAEDAGLFSKGTFDFMSLQAGGRANLGCTKLDRKNYLQTKRQKAMGQGEAAEFNDMITNIFWANSKMIIDYEIFGDVLSFDTTYQTNKEHRPLASFVGFNNHRKMIVFGGALMYDETSESFQ; encoded by the exons ATGATTCACATGTTGCCATCTCACAGAAATTTGAACGACGTACAAACTCATGAAATCGATTTGGCGGAGGATGCTGGATTATTTTCTAAAGGAACTTTTGATTTTATGAGTCTTCAAGCTGGTGGCAGAGCAAATTTGGGCTGTACTAAGTTAGATCGTAAGAACTACCTTCAAACAAAAAGGCAAAAAGCTATGGGACAAGGAGAAGCAG CTGAATTTAATGATATGATCACGAACATATTTTGGGCAAATTCTAAGATGATAATAGATTATGAGATTTTTGGAGATGTGCTTTCATTTGATACTACGTACCAGACAAATAAAGAGCATAGACCTTTGGCtagttttgttggatttaataaCCATAGAAAAATGATTGTTTTTGGAGGTGCACTGATGTATGATGAGACTTCAGAATCTTTTCAATGA
- the LOC104221235 gene encoding protein FAR1-RELATED SEQUENCE 5-like, whose amino-acid sequence MSGKTPKTIFTNQDAAMSKAISFVMPEVHHRLCVWHMEQNAVKHLNQVYKRYASFRGDFRKCIYEYEDEGEFINAWTSMLDEYNLHENECFFKHYDRAIEDKRYNELQDTCDALRLPILKAKVPILFHAREVYTPNSFSKFQDEYMKSLIIKVNGCEENNFPIMYKVSKYGHTREQIVKVTEADHISCTCMKFESMGILCCHTIRILDVIRGVDKIPDEYILKRWTKTTKVVNIKEIDGQDIEIKDSKLIVVNRYRILCPIFVRMAAKASETDEGYKLAAICANELSTRLKQIMEVTAPSLHTTGSTRDLPEENNDRDLLSRANNFKNKDNTKRLKKRIKTSLEANSKSKKAR is encoded by the exons ATGTCTGGAAAAACACCAAAAACTATTTTTACAAATCAAGATGCTGCTATGAGTAAGGCCATCTCATTCGTCATGCCTGAAGTTCATCATAGGTTGTGTGTTTGGCACATGGAACAAAATGCTGTAAAGCACCTCAATCAAGTTTATAAAAGGTACGCTTCTTTCCGTGGTGATTTTCGAAAATGCATTTATGAGTATGAGGATGAAGGAGAATTTATAAATGCTTGGACTAGTATGCTTGATGAATATAATCTTCATGAAAATGAATG TTTTTTTAAGCATTATGATAGAGCAATTGAGGACAAAAGATATAATGAGCTGCAAGATACATGTGATGCATTACGGTTGCCAATATTAAAAGCAAAGGTGCCAATTTTGTTTCATGCTAGAGAGGTATATACACCAAATAGTTTTTCGAAGTTTCAAGATGAATATATGAAGTCTTTAATAATCAAAGTGAATGGATGTGAGGAAAATAATTTTCCCATCATGTATAAGGTTAGCAAGTATGGGCACACTCGAGAGCAAATTGTTAAGGTGACAGAGGCAGATCATATATCTTGTACTTGCATGAAGTTTGAGTCTATGGGTATACTTTGTTGTCATACAATAAGAATTCTTGATGTGATAAGAGGAGTGGATAAAATTCCAGATGAGTATATTTTGAAAAGATGGACAAAAACTACAAAAGTCGTAAATATTAAAGAAATTGATGGGCAAGATATAGAGATAAAGGATTCAAAGCTAATCGTTGTGAATCGCTATAGAATCCTTTGTCCTATATTTGTTAGAATGGCAGCTAAAGCTTCTGAAACTGATGAAGGCTATAAGCTAGCGGCAATATGTGCAAATGAGTTAAGCACAAGATTGAAACAAATTATGGAGGTGACGGCTCCATCTCTCCATACTACTGGTTCAACGAGAGATTTACCAGAAGAAAATAATGACAGAGATCTCCTCTCACGAGccaacaattttaaaaataaagatAACACAAAACGTCTAAAAAAGAGGATCAAAACTTCTCTTGAAGCGAACTCAAAGAGTAAGAAAGCTCGATGA